A window of Shewanella mesophila contains these coding sequences:
- the pspC gene encoding envelope stress response membrane protein PspC, which yields MSESSGRPLYRIPESGKIAGVCAGIADYFNFETWLVRVVAASIFLLGGSGIIFIIYVLLWMILDIKPGSAKNKQQHKEIEVKKKVWQAGEPAKAALRDVSSQFRNLEIRLQNLERHVTSDSFDLKREINNL from the coding sequence ATGAGCGAATCTAGTGGACGACCCTTATATCGAATTCCCGAGTCAGGAAAGATAGCCGGAGTATGTGCAGGGATCGCAGATTACTTCAACTTTGAAACCTGGTTAGTTAGAGTGGTGGCAGCGTCAATATTCTTGCTTGGGGGATCGGGGATCATCTTCATCATCTATGTACTACTTTGGATGATATTAGATATCAAACCCGGCAGCGCAAAAAACAAGCAACAGCATAAAGAGATAGAAGTGAAGAAAAAGGTTTGGCAAGCAGGAGAGCCTGCCAAAGCGGCATTAAGGGATGTGAGCAGTCAATTTAGAAACTTAGAGATAAGGTTGCAAAATCTTGAACGTCACGTGACATCCGATAGCTTCGATCTCAAAAGAGAGATCAATAATCTTTAA
- a CDS encoding YcjX family protein has translation MNSFNRSLKKLSSQSKSLVKRTTDNHIRLAVTGLSGAGKTAFITGLVNQLLHSGIGGKQNSLPLWQVARDERLYGVKRAMQPDMTIASFDYEGAMAALCSDEPNWPESTRNISELRLAIRYQPNKGLRAKFTDSAILHLDIVDYPGEWLLDLPMLKLSYQQWSAKQFSRASILSLSEYYQPFINACSGIELSSVADEQQLKMIAKLYQQLLNDSVASHGFYNAQPGRMLLPGELVDTPILAFFPLLGINQAQIQTLEESPKGSYYHVLKKRYQSYVSEVVKPFYRDYFAKFDRQVVLVDCFTPLNRGKAQFEDMKAAIDGIMASFNFGQSSLLKRLFSPRIDKLLFAASKVDHITRDQQGNVLSLLTLLVKHSQQHAQFEGCDVEVMAISAIKATAHGMVQSGAKQVEVVKGCELATRKEVTLFPGEVPKQLPQASFWQQQGFEFVNFSPPLSTATLADPQFEHIRLDHLLQYLIGDKLR, from the coding sequence ATGAACTCATTTAACCGTTCGCTTAAAAAGCTTTCTTCTCAATCCAAATCATTGGTCAAACGGACGACAGACAATCATATTCGATTAGCTGTAACGGGCTTATCTGGCGCGGGTAAAACGGCGTTTATTACCGGACTGGTTAATCAGCTGCTGCACAGCGGTATAGGTGGCAAGCAGAACTCATTACCGCTTTGGCAGGTTGCTCGAGATGAACGCTTATATGGTGTTAAACGGGCGATGCAACCGGATATGACCATTGCGAGTTTTGACTATGAAGGAGCGATGGCTGCATTGTGCTCTGATGAGCCTAACTGGCCTGAATCTACCAGAAATATTAGTGAATTGCGGTTAGCAATCCGTTATCAGCCGAACAAAGGCTTGAGGGCAAAGTTTACCGATAGTGCGATACTTCATCTCGATATTGTCGATTACCCTGGTGAATGGTTACTCGATCTACCTATGCTCAAGTTGAGCTATCAGCAATGGTCTGCAAAGCAATTTTCGCGGGCATCAATATTATCCCTGAGCGAATATTATCAGCCGTTTATTAACGCATGTTCTGGGATAGAGCTGTCATCGGTCGCAGATGAACAGCAGCTAAAAATGATTGCTAAGCTGTATCAGCAGTTGTTGAACGATAGCGTTGCATCCCACGGTTTTTACAATGCGCAGCCTGGACGAATGCTGTTGCCGGGAGAGCTGGTCGATACGCCTATTTTGGCTTTTTTCCCGTTGCTGGGTATTAATCAGGCGCAAATTCAAACATTAGAAGAAAGCCCAAAGGGCTCTTATTATCATGTCCTTAAAAAGCGCTACCAGAGTTATGTCTCTGAGGTGGTAAAGCCCTTTTATCGTGATTATTTTGCAAAGTTTGATAGGCAAGTTGTACTCGTCGATTGCTTTACCCCACTTAATCGGGGCAAGGCGCAGTTTGAAGATATGAAAGCGGCTATCGATGGCATTATGGCGAGCTTTAATTTTGGCCAATCAAGCTTGTTAAAAAGGTTATTCTCCCCGCGCATCGATAAATTACTGTTTGCCGCGAGTAAGGTCGATCATATTACTCGCGATCAGCAGGGTAACGTCCTGTCTTTGCTGACCCTATTGGTTAAACACAGTCAGCAGCATGCGCAATTTGAAGGCTGTGACGTTGAGGTGATGGCGATTAGTGCGATTAAGGCAACGGCGCATGGCATGGTTCAAAGTGGCGCAAAGCAAGTTGAAGTCGTAAAGGGATGTGAGCTGGCGACGCGAAAAGAGGTCACACTATTTCCAGGAGAGGTGCCAAAGCAGTTACCTCAAGCCTCATTTTGGCAGCAACAGGGGTTCGAATTTGTTAATTTCTCGCCGCCACTATCGACGGCAACACTTGCGGACCCACAATTTGAACACATTAGGCTAGATCATTTATTACAGTATTTAATCGGCGATAAGCTTAGATAG
- a CDS encoding YcjF family protein: protein MTKTSRTIEKKQVFEQESALSSSPLLGAKHFDDAALIVEVNETTEDELEQLLDAKDTFSNGFKPTKQRRWSWLAKVAILGIGAIIISETILSLMDAWQHSPWLFGLYGGVTAVVTLWASRIAFGEWRQLKRLRGVEEAQQVSGRLALSMQIGEADPFIDNILRKLPDDIITTQYRELVREDHNDAERVLLFESSVLSQIDIKAKKLVHRYATESALLLAASPIAVLDMAIILWRNQKMIRDLAKCYGIELGYWSRVKLIRSVIANIIYAGTTEVVTDIGTQLLSLELSGKISARMAQGLGGGLLTARLGYQTMALCRPVVFSAEARPKLTKIHSALLGELKDFSLSALGKTRSRNKDFTSG from the coding sequence ATGACAAAAACATCGAGAACAATTGAAAAAAAACAGGTATTTGAACAAGAATCAGCGCTCTCCTCCTCGCCGCTTTTAGGCGCAAAACACTTTGATGACGCTGCCTTGATAGTCGAGGTGAATGAAACAACTGAAGATGAGCTAGAGCAGTTATTGGATGCTAAGGATACCTTTTCTAACGGATTTAAACCGACTAAGCAACGTCGCTGGTCATGGTTGGCCAAAGTCGCCATTTTGGGGATAGGTGCCATTATAATTAGCGAAACGATATTGTCCTTGATGGATGCATGGCAGCACAGTCCTTGGTTGTTTGGTCTATATGGCGGTGTTACCGCTGTGGTCACACTATGGGCCAGCCGTATCGCATTTGGTGAATGGCGCCAGCTAAAACGGTTACGTGGTGTTGAAGAGGCGCAGCAGGTAAGTGGTCGCTTAGCCTTAAGCATGCAAATTGGCGAAGCAGATCCTTTTATTGATAATATTTTGAGGAAATTACCTGACGACATCATCACCACTCAATATCGTGAATTGGTAAGAGAGGATCATAACGATGCTGAGCGTGTGTTGTTATTCGAGTCATCGGTGTTAAGCCAAATTGATATTAAAGCTAAGAAGTTAGTTCACCGCTATGCGACAGAATCTGCGCTCCTATTAGCAGCAAGTCCTATTGCGGTATTGGATATGGCCATTATTTTGTGGCGCAATCAAAAGATGATCCGCGATTTAGCCAAATGCTACGGTATAGAACTCGGTTATTGGAGCAGAGTTAAGCTTATTCGGTCAGTGATTGCTAACATCATCTATGCTGGCACGACAGAAGTCGTCACAGATATTGGTACTCAGTTATTGTCATTAGAATTGTCAGGAAAAATCTCTGCTCGCATGGCGCAAGGGCTTGGCGGCGGTCTGTTGACCGCTCGGCTAGGGTACCAAACTATGGCCCTTTGTCGTCCGGTGGTGTTTAGTGCTGAGGCTAGGCCAAAGCTGACGAAAATACATTCTGCGTTATTGGGGGAGTTAAAAGATTTTTCGCTTTCGGCCCTAGGCAAAACCCGTTCACGTAACAAAGATTTTACATCTGGGTAG
- a CDS encoding trans-sulfuration enzyme family protein has product MQEKWKLATKVVHAGHQRNGHGALVSPLYQSATFVFDSAEQGGARFAGDQEGYIYTRLGNPTTAELERKIAALEGSDAAAATASGMAAVSAALLANLNAGDHLVASKAVYGCTYALMTEQLPKFGIEVSLVDFCDMAAVADAIQANTKALFCETPVNPHLDVYDLSIMANIAKQHGVVSIVDNTFMTPLLQRPLLFGIDMVIHSATKYLNGHGDVIAGLVCGTEEMIHKVKYEILKDFGGVLSPHDAWLILRGLKTLDVRLMRHCDSAQQIAEYLDAHPKVAKVYYPGLPHHQGYKLLGKQMLRAGGVIAFELNTSLEGAIAFVNHLKMFTIAVSLGDAESLIQHPASMTHSPYSPEERQAAGISDNLLRISVGLEAVDDIISDLQQGFDSLS; this is encoded by the coding sequence ATGCAAGAAAAATGGAAGCTTGCCACTAAAGTTGTTCACGCTGGGCACCAGCGTAATGGACATGGTGCGTTAGTCTCGCCCTTATACCAATCGGCGACTTTTGTATTCGATAGTGCTGAGCAGGGAGGTGCTCGTTTTGCTGGTGATCAGGAGGGCTATATCTATACCCGTCTTGGTAACCCGACTACGGCTGAGTTAGAGCGGAAAATTGCAGCACTTGAAGGTAGCGATGCCGCCGCCGCGACGGCCTCTGGTATGGCAGCTGTTTCTGCCGCATTGCTGGCGAATTTAAATGCTGGTGATCACCTTGTTGCTTCGAAAGCTGTCTATGGCTGTACCTATGCGCTGATGACTGAGCAATTACCTAAGTTTGGTATCGAAGTGAGTCTAGTCGATTTTTGCGATATGGCGGCGGTGGCTGATGCCATTCAAGCGAATACCAAAGCACTATTTTGTGAGACTCCAGTTAATCCTCACCTCGATGTTTATGATCTATCTATAATGGCTAATATAGCTAAACAACATGGTGTGGTGAGTATCGTTGACAATACGTTTATGACGCCGTTATTGCAGCGTCCACTGCTGTTTGGCATCGATATGGTGATTCATAGCGCGACTAAATACCTTAACGGTCATGGCGACGTAATTGCCGGGCTAGTCTGCGGCACAGAGGAGATGATCCATAAGGTTAAGTACGAGATATTGAAAGACTTTGGTGGCGTATTGTCTCCCCATGATGCCTGGCTTATCCTTCGAGGGTTAAAAACCTTGGATGTTAGGCTTATGAGGCATTGTGACAGCGCCCAACAGATCGCAGAATATCTAGATGCGCATCCTAAGGTGGCTAAGGTTTACTATCCGGGTTTGCCTCATCATCAAGGATACAAGTTGCTAGGTAAACAGATGCTTAGAGCTGGTGGCGTTATTGCTTTTGAGCTCAACACGAGTTTGGAGGGAGCTATCGCATTTGTTAACCATCTAAAGATGTTTACCATAGCGGTAAGTTTGGGGGATGCAGAATCATTAATCCAGCACCCGGCATCGATGACGCATTCGCCTTATTCACCTGAAGAGCGCCAAGCTGCGGGGATCAGTGACAATTTATTACGTATCTCTGTTGGCCTAGAAGCGGTAGACGATATTATTAGTGATCTGCAGCAGGGTTTCGATTCATTATCTTAA
- a CDS encoding SLC13 family permease, with product MPYETNQTLPLVKETPNDHKNLLVLFADIILFILLYLFLPFEQSINTGLAILVFAAILWLTEAIHISITAILIPILGVLLGVFETKTAMSNFANPIIYLFFGGFVLAAALNHQGIDKRIANKVITASKGKLSLACMMLFGITALLSMWISNTATAAMMLPLALGILQQLDIKEHRNTYLFMLLGIAYSANIGGIGTLVGSPPNAIAAAQVGLSFADWLEFGLLTVALMLPSMLIALYLYLKPNLNVVCDIPKTNEHLSVQGKLTLLIFVATVCCWIFSKPLSAALGGIAQFDTIVALSAVVLLAGLGLVEWKKIEKTTDWGVLILFGGGLTLSAILKTTGTSVFLAHWVTDIFGNTHMALFTFAVIFFVVMLTEFASNTASAALLVPVFAAIAEALGLSPVMLSVLIGIAASCAFMLPVATPPNAIVYGSGYIKQSEMMRAGVIINFISMLVLYVIAHLFWTI from the coding sequence ATGCCGTACGAGACCAATCAAACATTACCTCTGGTTAAAGAAACCCCAAATGACCATAAAAATCTGCTTGTCCTCTTTGCAGATATCATCCTATTTATCTTGCTATACCTGTTTTTACCGTTTGAACAAAGCATCAATACTGGCTTGGCGATTTTGGTATTCGCAGCAATATTATGGTTAACAGAAGCGATTCATATCAGTATTACCGCCATCCTTATCCCGATATTGGGTGTGCTCCTTGGTGTATTTGAAACTAAGACGGCAATGAGTAACTTTGCTAATCCCATTATTTATCTGTTTTTCGGTGGTTTTGTGCTTGCTGCGGCGCTTAATCATCAAGGCATAGATAAACGAATTGCTAACAAGGTAATCACTGCATCAAAAGGTAAATTGAGTCTTGCCTGTATGATGCTATTTGGCATCACAGCATTACTATCGATGTGGATAAGCAATACCGCCACCGCAGCGATGATGTTGCCGCTAGCCTTAGGGATTTTGCAGCAGCTAGATATCAAGGAACATAGAAATACCTATCTTTTCATGCTACTCGGTATCGCCTATTCAGCCAATATTGGTGGCATAGGCACATTAGTGGGCAGCCCGCCTAATGCGATCGCCGCAGCTCAAGTCGGTTTAAGCTTTGCCGACTGGTTGGAATTTGGCTTGCTCACGGTCGCCTTAATGCTGCCAAGCATGTTGATTGCACTCTATCTGTATCTCAAGCCTAACCTTAATGTTGTGTGCGACATACCAAAAACCAACGAACACCTAAGTGTTCAGGGGAAGCTTACCTTGCTCATATTTGTGGCTACGGTTTGCTGCTGGATCTTCAGTAAACCTTTGTCAGCCGCTTTAGGGGGCATAGCTCAATTCGATACTATTGTGGCGCTGAGTGCCGTTGTATTGTTGGCAGGCCTCGGACTCGTTGAGTGGAAGAAGATTGAGAAAACCACCGACTGGGGCGTACTCATCTTATTTGGCGGTGGATTAACCCTCAGCGCCATTTTAAAAACGACTGGGACCAGTGTATTTCTGGCACATTGGGTAACCGACATCTTTGGTAATACTCATATGGCCTTATTTACTTTCGCCGTGATATTTTTCGTGGTGATGCTGACCGAATTTGCGAGTAACACCGCCAGCGCCGCGCTGTTAGTGCCTGTATTCGCCGCTATTGCAGAGGCATTAGGTCTATCACCGGTAATGCTGTCAGTGCTTATTGGTATCGCCGCTTCCTGCGCCTTCATGTTACCCGTGGCTACACCGCCAAATGCTATTGTTTATGGCTCAGGTTATATTAAGCAATCGGAGATGATGAGGGCTGGTGTTATAATCAACTTTATCAGTATGTTGGTGCTCTATGTAATAGCTCATCTGTTCTGGACTATCTAG
- a CDS encoding ComEA family DNA-binding protein, whose protein sequence is MKVMLLTAVLSGVLAISPLYAAEKINAASEQVIPAQININTATAEELVQLKGIGQSKALAIIEYRDANGKFNSIEELSQVKGIGSKLLEQNRAKLTL, encoded by the coding sequence ATGAAAGTGATGCTATTAACCGCAGTATTGTCCGGTGTGTTGGCGATAAGCCCTTTGTATGCCGCCGAGAAGATCAACGCAGCAAGTGAGCAAGTTATTCCTGCTCAAATTAATATTAATACCGCAACGGCAGAGGAGTTGGTGCAGCTCAAAGGGATTGGTCAAAGTAAGGCGTTAGCGATAATTGAGTATCGTGACGCTAATGGAAAATTCAATTCGATAGAGGAGCTGTCTCAAGTGAAAGGTATTGGCAGTAAATTATTAGAACAGAATCGTGCTAAGCTGACTCTCTGA
- a CDS encoding late competence development ComFB family protein, with amino-acid sequence MQLEIRNYYEVLLLELLSDEGLIDELPEDYLADLCCVTLNQLPVRYIRHLVDTYFFEDYNELKQMKEEIQAALEKSRAFLKANLNKNETA; translated from the coding sequence ATGCAACTAGAAATTCGAAATTACTATGAAGTCCTTTTATTAGAACTCCTATCAGATGAAGGGTTAATAGATGAATTGCCTGAGGATTATTTGGCAGACTTATGCTGCGTTACCCTAAACCAACTGCCAGTTCGCTACATCCGCCACTTGGTCGATACTTACTTTTTTGAAGACTATAACGAGCTCAAACAGATGAAAGAGGAAATACAAGCCGCCCTCGAAAAATCGAGAGCCTTTCTAAAAGCAAATTTAAACAAAAATGAGACAGCATAA
- a CDS encoding DUF2057 domain-containing protein produces MKSVMPITALIALLGASSAMAANLTIPMAFEYLALDGQKIESSMFNHKSDISLDNGTHKIAIRYHDMVQDDFSDSESFIKSSPFIVTLAVDGNHDYQLMPAEGEVIKRPKTFAKAPQVIITRKDGGNVSYKVAQTNITEESFVSKLFGGDSGQDIDVASVAATSSAAVVATNNTHAPTPAVAPAASIEAVTLPATLPATASDADHAQQMLQYWWLHADDKTRKEFMSWAIKQL; encoded by the coding sequence ATGAAATCAGTAATGCCAATCACCGCTTTAATCGCTCTGCTTGGTGCCTCTTCGGCAATGGCTGCTAATTTAACCATCCCCATGGCATTTGAATATCTTGCCCTAGATGGTCAAAAAATTGAAAGCAGCATGTTCAATCATAAATCAGACATCAGCTTAGATAATGGCACTCACAAAATTGCGATTCGCTACCACGATATGGTTCAAGATGACTTTAGTGACAGTGAAAGTTTTATAAAGTCTTCTCCGTTTATTGTCACATTAGCGGTAGATGGCAACCACGACTACCAATTAATGCCAGCGGAAGGTGAAGTAATTAAACGCCCGAAGACTTTTGCCAAAGCACCACAGGTTATTATTACTCGCAAAGATGGTGGTAATGTTAGCTACAAAGTAGCGCAAACCAACATCACAGAAGAGAGTTTTGTCAGTAAATTATTTGGTGGTGATAGTGGTCAAGATATCGATGTGGCTTCAGTAGCAGCAACCAGTTCAGCTGCAGTTGTCGCAACCAATAATACTCATGCTCCAACGCCAGCCGTGGCTCCAGCCGCTTCAATTGAGGCTGTAACGTTACCAGCAACACTACCAGCAACGGCTTCCGATGCAGATCACGCACAACAGATGCTACAGTATTGGTGGTTACATGCTGATGACAAAACCCGTAAAGAATTTATGAGCTGGGCAATTAAGCAGCTGTAA
- a CDS encoding primosomal replication protein, with translation MNTTELIHRLRVQLKQLEQEVLQHDSQLAKGQRKLLNDTERFNDSLFDQTGAQLQPCILQLSKKIAQLEKLLKGNISIETVALSCEGIQDRFTAVRRALNTTTLNVKSAEQQRASRFANAKKRRQQSHAESGFGWIATGVMHNSHQLYDELNKHLNWVQTFEQKIENLQSKLENCHSADKIALQNEILLVHRRLGKCRQAISYIEDRIQAFERPYKSQNR, from the coding sequence ATGAACACCACTGAACTAATTCATCGTTTAAGAGTCCAACTCAAGCAGCTAGAACAAGAAGTACTACAACATGATAGCCAATTGGCTAAAGGCCAACGTAAGTTGCTAAACGATACCGAGCGTTTTAATGACAGCTTGTTCGACCAAACGGGTGCACAGCTGCAACCTTGTATATTGCAACTGAGCAAAAAAATTGCTCAGTTAGAAAAGCTATTAAAGGGGAATATATCTATAGAGACCGTTGCGTTAAGCTGCGAAGGAATACAAGACAGATTTACCGCGGTTCGACGAGCACTTAACACTACAACATTAAATGTTAAATCTGCCGAACAACAACGTGCATCGCGATTTGCCAACGCCAAAAAGCGTCGTCAACAATCCCATGCAGAAAGTGGTTTTGGTTGGATCGCGACGGGTGTGATGCATAATAGTCACCAGTTGTATGATGAATTGAACAAACATTTGAACTGGGTTCAAACATTTGAACAAAAAATCGAAAACTTACAATCAAAACTTGAAAACTGTCATAGTGCTGACAAAATTGCACTGCAAAATGAGATACTTTTAGTCCATCGCCGCTTAGGGAAGTGCCGACAAGCTATAAGCTATATTGAAGATCGTATTCAGGCGTTTGAACGCCCGTATAAGAGTCAGAATCGTTAA
- a CDS encoding sulfite exporter TauE/SafE family protein — MELLLEPSSWAILAATGFIAGFIDAVAGGGGLLSIPALLTIGIPPHTALGTNKLAASFGSSMAAFTYYRKQFFTPRFWYHASIATFIGAVFGTVVVYLIDNQWLEKLLPIIIIFIAIYTLVKPNAMGDSAYIAPTTTPSKKKQWCQGLPLGFYDGFAGPAVGAFWTISSASQYKLPVLNSCGLARAMTLISNLTSLVVFLALGQVNIVIGLSMGLCMMLGSFIGARTAIKFGVPFIRPLFISIVILIAINLAWSAWA; from the coding sequence TTGGAGTTACTTCTAGAACCAAGTAGTTGGGCTATTTTGGCCGCAACCGGTTTTATTGCAGGATTTATTGATGCGGTAGCTGGAGGCGGTGGTTTGCTGTCAATTCCAGCATTATTAACCATAGGCATCCCCCCTCATACGGCGCTCGGAACTAATAAGCTCGCTGCAAGCTTTGGTTCATCAATGGCTGCATTTACCTACTATCGCAAACAATTTTTTACGCCAAGGTTTTGGTATCACGCCTCAATCGCCACCTTTATTGGCGCCGTTTTTGGCACGGTCGTGGTTTACCTTATCGATAACCAATGGCTAGAAAAATTATTACCTATCATCATTATCTTCATTGCGATATACACCTTAGTCAAACCTAATGCTATGGGTGATAGCGCCTATATCGCTCCAACAACGACACCGTCTAAGAAGAAACAATGGTGCCAAGGATTACCACTTGGATTTTATGATGGTTTTGCCGGTCCAGCCGTTGGCGCATTTTGGACAATTAGTAGCGCCTCTCAATATAAGTTGCCTGTGCTCAATAGCTGCGGACTGGCTAGAGCAATGACCTTAATCAGTAATCTTACATCCCTCGTGGTCTTTCTCGCCCTAGGGCAGGTAAACATAGTCATCGGCCTCTCAATGGGATTGTGTATGATGCTTGGCTCATTTATAGGGGCGAGAACGGCAATCAAATTTGGCGTGCCTTTTATTCGCCCGCTATTTATTAGCATAGTGATCCTCATCGCCATCAACTTGGCATGGAGTGCATGGGCATGA
- the dinG gene encoding ATP-dependent DNA helicase DinG, producing MLSANVKTQIRTIYKDIAASLPNFRSRREQNYIVAEISKTLAGEYDQHRRIIVVEAGTGIGKSLAYILGTIPLALANKKKVCIATATVALQEQLLNKDLPFFLQQSGVDFTFGLVKGRQRYVCLAKLEMLIGSDDGTQMAMWQTKPDHSQIELLQGLLKDYHEGRWNGERDTLATQLPDHLWSQIACDKHSCHRQLASHRHCPFHKAREDIDNWDVLIANHSLLFADLELGGGVILPDPEELYYVIDEAHHLPVVARDFSSAQATLRGAIDWLEKIGKTSTKLQNQLKSNHIIAPAQAMLDHIGELTSLLNGVAQYCDTQAAAFDNPENRIRFEHGKLPQALVIPSENLATASNSALKQFNKMLALLSESIKDGELPKHQAEQLLSETGFMLQRLENLQKLWKMMAKTDSSKGAPMARWVEQLTGKQSDYLFNVSPIEVGFMLESLLWEKAAGVVLCSATLRALNNFNHFTHQVGLSINDGSRYLAMDSPFDFQQNATLFIPKMRSEPTDDRYTEELAEQIISLIEGETATLVLFASYWQMEKVADLVRPKINTRLLIQGEDSRQQILANHKKRCDDGEVSIIFGTGSFSEGLDLPGDYLTNLIITKLPFAVPTSPVEQAHAEYIKIKGGNPFLQLTIPDASRKLIQSCGRLLRKEEDYGRITILDRRLVTKRYGKSLLDALPPFRQVIE from the coding sequence ATGTTATCTGCAAATGTAAAAACTCAGATCCGCACCATCTACAAAGATATTGCGGCGTCCCTTCCTAATTTTCGCTCACGGCGGGAACAGAACTACATTGTGGCAGAAATATCAAAGACACTAGCGGGCGAATATGATCAACATAGACGCATCATAGTCGTTGAGGCGGGAACGGGAATCGGCAAATCGCTGGCCTATATATTGGGCACCATACCACTTGCCTTAGCCAATAAAAAGAAAGTCTGCATAGCGACGGCTACCGTCGCTCTGCAAGAGCAGCTGCTCAATAAAGATCTCCCCTTCTTTTTACAGCAATCAGGAGTCGACTTTACCTTTGGCCTCGTTAAAGGACGCCAGCGCTATGTCTGCCTGGCAAAGTTAGAGATGCTCATCGGCAGCGATGACGGTACCCAAATGGCCATGTGGCAAACTAAGCCTGATCACAGTCAAATAGAGCTGTTACAAGGGTTATTGAAAGATTACCACGAGGGACGATGGAATGGTGAGCGTGACACATTAGCCACACAACTACCCGATCACCTTTGGAGCCAAATTGCCTGTGACAAGCATAGCTGTCATCGTCAACTTGCCAGCCATCGGCACTGCCCATTTCATAAGGCACGAGAAGATATCGATAATTGGGATGTGTTAATTGCTAACCACAGTTTACTTTTTGCCGATCTCGAACTTGGCGGTGGCGTGATACTGCCCGACCCTGAAGAACTTTACTATGTGATAGATGAAGCACATCACTTACCAGTGGTTGCAAGAGACTTCTCTAGCGCCCAGGCCACCTTGCGGGGAGCTATCGATTGGCTTGAAAAAATAGGCAAAACCAGCACCAAATTGCAAAATCAGCTCAAGAGCAACCATATTATTGCCCCGGCTCAGGCGATGTTAGATCACATTGGCGAGCTAACCAGTTTACTCAACGGCGTTGCGCAGTATTGTGATACTCAAGCCGCTGCATTTGATAATCCTGAAAATCGGATTCGTTTTGAACATGGCAAGCTACCACAAGCGTTAGTGATCCCATCGGAGAATTTAGCCACTGCTTCAAATAGCGCGTTAAAGCAGTTTAATAAGATGCTTGCCCTACTCAGTGAGTCAATCAAAGATGGTGAGCTGCCTAAACATCAAGCCGAACAGCTCTTAAGTGAAACCGGATTTATGTTGCAGCGCTTAGAAAATCTGCAAAAGCTATGGAAGATGATGGCTAAAACAGACAGTTCCAAGGGCGCACCGATGGCAAGATGGGTTGAACAGCTAACTGGCAAGCAAAGTGATTATCTATTTAATGTCTCCCCGATCGAAGTCGGCTTTATGCTTGAGTCACTGTTATGGGAAAAAGCCGCAGGGGTCGTTTTGTGCAGCGCAACCTTAAGGGCCTTGAACAACTTTAATCACTTTACCCATCAAGTCGGTTTATCAATCAATGATGGCAGTCGCTATTTAGCAATGGATAGCCCATTTGATTTCCAGCAAAACGCCACCTTGTTTATCCCTAAGATGCGTTCAGAGCCAACTGATGATCGCTATACTGAAGAGTTAGCAGAACAGATTATTTCACTCATTGAAGGTGAAACAGCCACCTTAGTGCTATTTGCTTCTTATTGGCAGATGGAAAAAGTAGCAGACTTGGTTCGTCCCAAAATTAACACCAGATTATTGATCCAAGGCGAAGACTCACGTCAGCAAATATTGGCCAATCATAAAAAGCGCTGTGACGATGGTGAAGTCAGCATTATATTTGGCACAGGCAGCTTTTCTGAAGGATTGGATCTCCCAGGTGATTATCTGACGAATCTCATTATCACTAAACTCCCTTTTGCCGTCCCTACATCGCCTGTCGAGCAGGCTCATGCAGAATATATTAAGATAAAGGGTGGCAATCCGTTTCTCCAACTGACAATACCCGATGCTTCGCGTAAATTAATCCAAAGTTGTGGTAGATTGCTGCGTAAGGAAGAGGATTACGGTCGTATAACCATTTTAGACCGTCGACTGGTCACTAAACGCTACGGTAAATCACTACTCGATGCCTTACCACCCTTTCGTCAAGTAATAGAATAG